In Nicotiana tabacum cultivar K326 chromosome 11, ASM71507v2, whole genome shotgun sequence, a single window of DNA contains:
- the LOC107798058 gene encoding uncharacterized protein LOC107798058 isoform X1 produces the protein MDKSWMGMPRNTAKYLLGLNQILDFAFKNGNVRDRIKCPCPKCGFAKWQTRDTVFDHLVCKPFPKNYVTWVMHGEMNVLHPSRDAEIQKKRTNPHTGGSEPNFRRKVQMPVETGEKPRCGQLYPATHKNQDESYVNEETRGICKKVELALRQSTTDEHEVSSNDYVGKVLGNEHPGTVRCLGFGAAPSSSCRQKRLCLGGVNFSSNNDGSYFHECQEKYNQCQEAYNQCQERYNQCKEKYNQLMNALKAYMIMKEGKIPEQFAGIFDSPPITPNDAPTAPSMDARSSGGSNSSGSSH, from the exons ATGGATAAATCTTGGATGGGAATGCCAAGGAACACAGCGAAATATTTGCTTGGTTTGAATCAGATTCTAGATTTTGCGTTTAAGAATGGGAACGTACGAGATAGAATAAAATGTCCATGTCCGAAATGTGGTTTTGCGAAGTGGCAAACTAGAGATACAGTGTTCGATCATTTGGTTTGCAAGCCATTCCCTAAAAATTATGTCACTTGGGTTATGCATGGTGAAATGAATGTTTTGCATCCTTCTAGAGATGCTGAAATTCAGAAGAAACGGACAAATCCACACACCGGTGGCTCCGAACCTAACTTTAGAAGAAAGGTTCAAATG CCTGTTGAGACTGGAGAAAAGCCTAGGTGTGGACAGCTTTACCCTGCTACTCATAAGAATCAAGATGAATCATATGTTAATGAGGAGACAAGAGGCATATGT AAAAAAGTTGAGCTAGCTTTGAGACAAAGTACCACGGATGAGCATGAAGTGTCTTCAAATGATTATGTTGGTAAAGTGCTAGGAAATGAGCACCCTGGAACGGTGAGATGCCTGGGATTTGGAGCTGCTCCAAGCAGTAGTTGTAGACAGAAAAGACTTTGTCTTGGTGGTGTTAACTTTTCATCCAATAATGATGGTTCATATTTTCATGAATGCCAAGAGAAGTACAATCAATGCCAGGAGGCGTACAATCAATGCCAAGAGAGGTACAATCAATGCAAAGAGAAGTACAATCAATTGATGAATGCTTTGAAAGCATACATGATAATGAAGGAAGGGAAAATACCTGAACAATTTGCAGGGATTTTTGATTCTCCTCCTATAACG CCAAATGATGCACCTACTGCTCCATCCATGGACGCAAGATCATCTGGTGGCAGTAATTCCAGTGGTAGCAGCCATTGA
- the LOC107798058 gene encoding uncharacterized protein LOC107798058 isoform X2: MDKSWMGMPRNTAKYLLGLNQILDFAFKNGNVRDRIKCPCPKCGFAKWQTRDTVFDHLVCKPFPKNYVTWVMHGEMNVLHPSRDAEIQKKRTNPHTGGSEPNFRRKPVETGEKPRCGQLYPATHKNQDESYVNEETRGICKKVELALRQSTTDEHEVSSNDYVGKVLGNEHPGTVRCLGFGAAPSSSCRQKRLCLGGVNFSSNNDGSYFHECQEKYNQCQEAYNQCQERYNQCKEKYNQLMNALKAYMIMKEGKIPEQFAGIFDSPPITPNDAPTAPSMDARSSGGSNSSGSSH, encoded by the exons ATGGATAAATCTTGGATGGGAATGCCAAGGAACACAGCGAAATATTTGCTTGGTTTGAATCAGATTCTAGATTTTGCGTTTAAGAATGGGAACGTACGAGATAGAATAAAATGTCCATGTCCGAAATGTGGTTTTGCGAAGTGGCAAACTAGAGATACAGTGTTCGATCATTTGGTTTGCAAGCCATTCCCTAAAAATTATGTCACTTGGGTTATGCATGGTGAAATGAATGTTTTGCATCCTTCTAGAGATGCTGAAATTCAGAAGAAACGGACAAATCCACACACCGGTGGCTCCGAACCTAACTTTAGAAGAAAG CCTGTTGAGACTGGAGAAAAGCCTAGGTGTGGACAGCTTTACCCTGCTACTCATAAGAATCAAGATGAATCATATGTTAATGAGGAGACAAGAGGCATATGT AAAAAAGTTGAGCTAGCTTTGAGACAAAGTACCACGGATGAGCATGAAGTGTCTTCAAATGATTATGTTGGTAAAGTGCTAGGAAATGAGCACCCTGGAACGGTGAGATGCCTGGGATTTGGAGCTGCTCCAAGCAGTAGTTGTAGACAGAAAAGACTTTGTCTTGGTGGTGTTAACTTTTCATCCAATAATGATGGTTCATATTTTCATGAATGCCAAGAGAAGTACAATCAATGCCAGGAGGCGTACAATCAATGCCAAGAGAGGTACAATCAATGCAAAGAGAAGTACAATCAATTGATGAATGCTTTGAAAGCATACATGATAATGAAGGAAGGGAAAATACCTGAACAATTTGCAGGGATTTTTGATTCTCCTCCTATAACG CCAAATGATGCACCTACTGCTCCATCCATGGACGCAAGATCATCTGGTGGCAGTAATTCCAGTGGTAGCAGCCATTGA